The proteins below come from a single Parageobacillus toebii NBRC 107807 genomic window:
- the pglX gene encoding BREX-1 system adenine-specific DNA-methyltransferase PglX, producing MNKSAIKNFAVTARRKLIDGVKQKAYELGITEKEIKEPELFEDGFRINQKFFKKYELKQRQKLIEKIKEKGYEQVIEEVAYTWFNRFIALRFMEVNDYLPTGVRVLSSIDPEKTEPDIISQALEVDLDLDYDIVYRLQDENNTADLYKYLLIRQCNELNKILPIMFEEINDYTELLLPDNLLQEGSVIRDLVTMIDEEDWKEQVEIIGWLYQYYIFEEKDRVIKAKKKYKTHEIPYATQLFTPKWIVQYMVQNSLGRYWIESHPEDRDLISGWDFYLENPSKELDFEEKLAPYINKELKVEDIKCFDPAMGSGHILVYMFDVLYEIYIRCGYSEREIPRLIIENNLYGLDIDKRAYQLAYFSLIMKGLQYNRRFLRDIKQYGLNLNLAYIQESNQLTEEDIVYIAGESQGPNYERTKNFVDIFHNANIYGSLIKVGDFDENFFEERLNFIKNNAPADLFEELIKEKVLDVLPKLIKQAKIMKDTYDVLVTNPPYMGNRYMNDDLSEFMKANYPDNKSDLFAAFIEYSLTKVKENGQIGFLTPYVWMFISSYEKLRNLIVETKTISSLIQLEYNSFEAAVVPVCSFTLRNYKSDVSGEFIRLSDFKGIELQPIKVLEAIENPNVNYRFSNLTSNFSVIPGKPIAYWISDKLLSIFINSDRISEIGDAKQGLATADNDRFLRIWHEVDINRIGFNFTNSTDAKKSKLKWFPYNKGGGYKKWYGNNEYVINWENDGQELRNFKKSVIRSPQYYFKECISWCKVTNISISFRYIPHGYLFDVAGCSIFTEEDLFVLLGSLNSNLINEILKFMSPTMNYEVGQISNLPIIHKGCEDRIRKIAIDCVDVSKKDWDSFETSWDFKKHPLLTYKKAAKTIEQAFNNWAAFAEQQFYKLKENEEELNRIFIEIYGLQDELTPEVDEKDVTIRKADKERDIKSFISYAVGCMFGRYSLDQEGLVYAGGEFDESKYVTFKVDPDNVIPITDDEYFEDDIVSRFVEFVRVTFGEETLEENLDFIADALTRKANETSRQRIRRYFLKEFYKDHVQTYQKRPIYWLFDSGKNDGFKALIYMHRYDEGTVAKVRTDYLHLLQRKYEAEIKRLEMIMDSDVSTREKTEARKKKEKIQKQLLECMQYDQVMAHVANQKISIDLDDGVKVNYAKFQGIKVPQGEGKKPLVMDLLAKI from the coding sequence ATGAATAAATCGGCGATTAAAAACTTTGCTGTTACTGCTCGTCGCAAATTAATCGATGGGGTCAAACAAAAAGCGTATGAGTTAGGAATTACAGAAAAGGAAATAAAAGAACCAGAACTATTTGAAGACGGTTTCCGCATTAACCAAAAGTTTTTTAAAAAATATGAACTAAAGCAGCGGCAAAAGCTGATTGAGAAAATAAAAGAAAAAGGCTATGAGCAAGTAATCGAAGAAGTAGCTTATACATGGTTTAATCGCTTTATCGCGTTACGTTTTATGGAAGTGAATGATTATTTACCAACAGGGGTACGCGTTCTTTCGTCAATCGATCCTGAAAAAACAGAGCCAGACATCATTTCCCAAGCATTAGAGGTAGACTTAGATTTGGATTACGACATTGTTTACCGTCTGCAAGATGAAAACAACACGGCGGATTTATATAAGTATTTATTAATCAGACAATGTAATGAGCTCAACAAGATATTGCCCATCATGTTTGAAGAAATTAATGACTATACAGAGCTTCTCCTTCCAGACAATCTTCTTCAAGAAGGTTCGGTTATTCGTGATTTAGTGACAATGATCGATGAAGAAGACTGGAAAGAGCAAGTAGAGATTATTGGCTGGTTGTATCAATATTATATTTTTGAAGAAAAAGACAGAGTAATTAAAGCGAAAAAGAAATACAAAACACATGAAATTCCATATGCAACACAATTATTTACTCCAAAATGGATAGTTCAGTATATGGTTCAAAACTCATTAGGAAGATATTGGATTGAATCACATCCTGAGGATAGGGATCTCATAAGTGGTTGGGACTTTTATTTAGAAAATCCTAGTAAGGAACTTGATTTTGAAGAAAAGTTAGCACCTTACATAAATAAAGAGTTAAAAGTAGAGGATATCAAGTGTTTTGATCCAGCAATGGGAAGTGGACATATTCTCGTTTATATGTTCGATGTTCTTTATGAAATATATATACGCTGTGGTTATAGTGAGCGAGAAATCCCACGATTAATCATTGAAAATAACCTTTATGGATTAGATATTGATAAACGTGCTTATCAATTAGCTTATTTTTCATTGATTATGAAGGGGTTGCAATATAATAGACGCTTCTTACGAGATATTAAACAATATGGTTTGAATTTAAATTTGGCGTATATTCAGGAAAGTAATCAGTTAACAGAAGAAGATATTGTTTACATTGCAGGTGAAAGTCAAGGTCCTAATTATGAAAGAACAAAAAACTTTGTTGATATTTTCCATAATGCTAATATATATGGTTCTTTGATTAAGGTTGGAGACTTTGATGAAAATTTTTTTGAAGAAAGGTTAAATTTTATCAAAAATAATGCACCAGCTGATTTATTTGAGGAACTTATTAAAGAAAAAGTGCTTGATGTTCTTCCAAAGCTAATAAAACAAGCAAAAATAATGAAAGATACTTATGATGTTTTAGTCACGAACCCGCCTTATATGGGGAATAGATATATGAATGATGATCTAAGTGAGTTTATGAAAGCAAATTATCCAGACAATAAGTCTGATTTGTTTGCAGCATTTATTGAATATTCATTAACAAAAGTAAAAGAAAACGGACAAATCGGTTTCTTAACGCCTTATGTTTGGATGTTTATTTCCTCTTATGAGAAATTAAGAAACCTTATAGTTGAAACTAAGACAATAAGTTCATTAATACAATTAGAGTATAATTCTTTTGAAGCTGCTGTTGTACCTGTTTGTTCTTTCACATTAAGAAATTACAAATCAGATGTTAGCGGCGAATTTATAAGATTGTCTGATTTTAAAGGGATAGAACTACAACCAATTAAAGTACTAGAAGCTATTGAAAATCCAAATGTAAATTATCGTTTCTCTAATTTAACAAGTAATTTTTCTGTAATACCGGGTAAACCAATTGCATATTGGATATCAGATAAATTATTAAGTATTTTTATTAACTCTGATCGTATATCTGAAATCGGTGATGCTAAACAGGGATTAGCAACCGCCGATAACGACAGATTTTTAAGAATATGGCATGAAGTCGACATAAATCGAATTGGGTTTAATTTTACAAATAGTACAGACGCAAAAAAAAGTAAGTTGAAATGGTTTCCTTATAATAAGGGTGGAGGTTATAAAAAGTGGTACGGAAATAATGAATATGTTATTAACTGGGAGAATGATGGGCAAGAATTAAGAAACTTTAAAAAATCTGTAATAAGAAGTCCGCAGTATTACTTTAAGGAGTGTATCTCCTGGTGCAAAGTAACGAATATTTCTATCTCTTTTAGATACATTCCACATGGATATTTATTCGATGTTGCCGGATGTTCTATTTTTACTGAAGAGGATTTATTTGTCTTACTTGGTTCTCTTAACTCTAATCTAATTAACGAAATTCTTAAGTTTATGAGTCCTACAATGAATTATGAGGTAGGGCAAATAAGTAATCTACCAATAATTCATAAAGGGTGTGAAGATAGAATCAGAAAGATTGCAATTGACTGCGTTGATGTTTCAAAAAAAGACTGGGACTCTTTTGAAACATCCTGGGACTTTAAAAAACATCCTTTACTAACCTATAAAAAAGCAGCTAAGACTATCGAACAAGCTTTCAATAATTGGGCAGCATTTGCTGAACAACAATTTTATAAATTAAAAGAAAATGAAGAAGAGCTAAACCGTATTTTCATTGAGATTTATGGGTTACAAGATGAATTAACGCCAGAAGTGGATGAGAAGGATGTCACCATTCGCAAAGCGGATAAGGAACGAGATATTAAGTCGTTTATCTCTTATGCCGTTGGCTGTATGTTCGGCCGCTATTCATTAGATCAAGAAGGGTTAGTATATGCTGGCGGAGAGTTTGATGAAAGTAAGTATGTAACGTTTAAAGTCGATCCTGATAATGTGATTCCGATCACGGATGATGAGTATTTTGAAGATGATATTGTAAGCCGTTTTGTGGAATTTGTTCGTGTTACATTTGGTGAAGAAACATTAGAAGAAAATCTCGACTTTATTGCCGATGCTCTAACAAGAAAAGCGAATGAAACATCTCGACAGCGAATTCGCCGTTATTTCTTAAAAGAATTTTACAAAGACCATGTACAAACATATCAAAAGCGTCCGATTTATTGGTTGTTTGATAGCGGGAAAAATGATGGTTTTAAAGCGTTAATTTATATGCATCGTTACGATGAAGGAACAGTTGCTAAAGTACGGACAGACTACTTGCACCTATTGCAACGTAAATACGAAGCGGAGATAAAACGTCTTGAGATGATTATGGATTCGGATGTTTCAACAAGGGAAAAAACTGAAGCAAGAAAGAAAAAGGAAAAAATTCAAAAACAATTGCTTGAATGCATGCAATATGACCAAGTAATGGCTCATGTTGCGAACCAGAAAATCTCTATTGATCTTGATGATGGCGTAAAAGTGAATTATGCTAAATTCCAAGGTATAAAGGTGCCTCAAGGTGAAGGAAAAAAACCGTTAGTGATGGACTTGTTGGCTAAAATTTAA
- the pglZ gene encoding BREX-1 system phosphatase PglZ type A yields MNLKEITRVLQEMFNKELTEGKKRHIVFWYDEEGEFIDEIDELALDGVRIWRLTENNYFATKYELEKVDLNSHFLIYAAMPKPTPRENWLIDVLKYSTEFSTDRTTVIMRNLGIKDDSLRPVFKKYMKFFKSKERTAAFEALNIKNYTEEIVDLAILSLLCKVNKCSLEEVLKALFKEMLQEERKLWEAIEKYGDTNAFWNLVEKYYGYNLSDKSLEKLFIFFIVTSLSETLQAPIPEAWKNYISSERTNCVVFMDHFMNHVVDKEHYDQLAVVFEEKMNVKSYIKEWDINDFLQCDLFPIFDETIIERLAAQVSSGVEEFEQQTAVILARRTLHWYSQFKQEYEALYWAIQLLKKYSDIGKNIKRDSTYNMLQRYVTDYYEIDKAYRKFYSAFDRAQYKERLESVQEYIENTYINGYLDELAIHWSNSVEEELLNDWRLDGIEQQTDFYRTFIQPHLSKDERVFVIISDALRYEAAKELCDQLNIERKASTEITFMQGVIPSFTKLGMASLLPHKNIELDEQMNVIVNGINSLTTANREKILLQYHPDAIAVQYDDIIDMNRKKFRELFSGKKLIYIYHNQIDAKGDHAATEREVFQAVDETIEELKKLINQLVNDLSATNIYITADHGFIYKRGRLQERDKISAKVDNANADNRRFIITKKAEHIEGTLTFTMRDLFGKDNERYVIVPRGTNRFKKQGAGANYVHGGVMPQEIVIPVIKFKNDRSKSEKNAVRKVEVRLTNISRKITNMITYLEFFQTEKVEDKKIPLRLKLYFVDEEGNRISNENIIIADSQSANPAHRTYREKFVLRNMQYDKTKKYYLILEDEEAETVYEKIPFIIDLAFSNDFGF; encoded by the coding sequence GTGAACTTAAAGGAAATTACGCGTGTCTTACAGGAGATGTTCAATAAAGAACTAACTGAAGGAAAGAAGCGTCATATTGTTTTTTGGTATGACGAAGAAGGTGAGTTTATCGACGAAATTGATGAATTAGCTTTGGATGGGGTACGTATTTGGCGTTTAACAGAAAATAACTATTTTGCGACGAAGTATGAGTTGGAAAAAGTCGACCTTAACTCGCATTTTTTAATATATGCAGCGATGCCAAAACCAACTCCAAGAGAAAACTGGTTAATTGATGTTTTAAAATATAGCACTGAATTTTCAACGGATCGAACGACAGTGATTATGAGAAATTTAGGAATAAAAGACGATTCATTACGTCCGGTTTTCAAGAAATATATGAAATTCTTCAAAAGTAAAGAACGTACAGCAGCGTTTGAAGCTTTAAACATAAAAAATTATACAGAGGAAATCGTTGATTTAGCGATCTTATCTTTATTATGTAAAGTAAATAAATGTAGTTTAGAAGAAGTTTTGAAAGCCTTATTTAAAGAGATGCTGCAAGAAGAGAGAAAGCTCTGGGAAGCCATTGAGAAATACGGAGATACAAATGCGTTTTGGAACTTGGTGGAGAAGTACTATGGATATAACTTAAGCGACAAGTCGCTTGAGAAATTATTTATTTTCTTTATTGTCACTAGCTTAAGTGAAACGTTACAAGCTCCAATCCCAGAAGCGTGGAAAAATTATATTTCTTCGGAAAGAACAAACTGTGTTGTTTTTATGGACCATTTTATGAATCATGTTGTCGATAAAGAGCACTATGATCAATTGGCTGTTGTTTTTGAAGAAAAAATGAATGTAAAAAGTTACATAAAAGAATGGGATATAAACGATTTCTTACAATGCGACCTATTCCCTATATTCGACGAAACGATTATTGAGCGATTAGCTGCACAAGTTTCAAGTGGAGTCGAGGAGTTTGAACAGCAAACTGCAGTCATTTTAGCCAGACGTACATTGCACTGGTACTCTCAATTTAAGCAAGAATACGAAGCGTTATATTGGGCAATCCAATTATTAAAAAAATATAGCGATATCGGAAAAAACATTAAACGTGATTCAACTTATAATATGTTACAACGTTATGTAACCGACTATTATGAAATCGATAAAGCGTATAGAAAGTTTTATTCAGCTTTTGATCGGGCTCAATATAAAGAGCGGTTAGAGTCTGTTCAAGAGTATATTGAGAATACGTATATCAATGGATATTTAGATGAGTTGGCTATTCATTGGTCTAATTCAGTAGAAGAGGAATTATTAAACGACTGGCGCCTTGATGGTATTGAGCAGCAAACCGACTTTTATAGAACATTCATTCAACCTCATCTGAGTAAAGATGAGCGCGTATTTGTTATTATTTCTGACGCATTGCGTTATGAAGCGGCCAAAGAGTTATGTGATCAACTGAATATAGAACGAAAAGCTTCAACAGAAATCACATTTATGCAAGGAGTCATCCCATCTTTTACAAAACTCGGCATGGCAAGCCTTCTTCCTCATAAAAATATTGAGTTAGATGAACAAATGAATGTTATCGTTAACGGTATCAATTCTTTAACTACTGCGAATCGAGAAAAAATTTTATTGCAATATCATCCAGATGCGATTGCAGTGCAATACGATGACATTATAGATATGAATCGCAAAAAGTTTCGAGAATTATTTTCGGGTAAAAAGCTGATTTACATTTACCATAATCAAATTGATGCCAAGGGAGATCATGCTGCAACAGAGCGGGAAGTATTCCAAGCTGTAGATGAAACAATTGAAGAGTTAAAGAAACTTATTAATCAATTAGTGAACGATTTAAGTGCGACGAATATCTATATTACTGCCGATCATGGGTTTATTTATAAGAGAGGACGTTTACAGGAAAGAGATAAGATTTCGGCAAAAGTGGATAACGCTAATGCTGATAATAGACGATTTATCATTACTAAAAAGGCCGAACATATCGAAGGAACTTTAACCTTTACAATGAGGGATTTATTTGGAAAAGATAACGAACGATATGTGATTGTTCCTAGAGGGACAAATCGATTTAAAAAGCAAGGAGCAGGTGCGAATTATGTGCATGGTGGCGTTATGCCGCAAGAAATTGTAATACCTGTTATTAAGTTTAAAAATGACCGTAGTAAATCGGAGAAAAACGCGGTTAGAAAAGTAGAAGTGCGTTTAACCAACATTTCGAGAAAAATTACGAATATGATTACGTATTTAGAATTTTTCCAAACTGAAAAGGTAGAAGATAAAAAAATTCCGTTAAGATTGAAACTCTATTTTGTTGACGAAGAAGGAAATCGGATTTCTAATGAAAATATTATTATTGCGGATAGCCAATCAGCGAATCCCGCACATCGAACATATCGAGAAAAATTTGTTTTACGAAATATGCAATATGATAAAACGAAAAAGTATTACCTCATATTAGAAGATGAAGAAGCAGAAACGGTCTACGAAAAAATTCCGTTTATTATTGATTTAGCGTTCTCCAACGATTTTGGTTTTTAA
- the brxL gene encoding protease Lon-related BREX system protein BrxL: MDELSQKLNMYFPGKVVRKDLTKKIKEGANVPVYVLEYLLGMYCATDDEDSINDGVEMVKKILAENFVRPDEAEKIKSKIKELGKYTVIDKVTAKLNEKKDIYEAEFSNLGLKNVVISPHYIKQFEKLLAGGIWCILKMEYYYDEEIRGNVSPFQISSLTPIQMPNMDLEDLLNQRRHFTKEEWIDVLIRSIGMEPTQLEYNVKWHMLERMVPLVENNYNLCELGPRGTGKSHIYKEISPNSILVSGGQTTVANLFYNMSTRKIGLVGLWDTVAFDEVAGITFKDKDGIQIMKDYMASGSFARGREEKNASASMVFIGNINQSVDVLLKTSHLFDPFPEAIANDAAFFDRMHYYLPGWEIPKMRPEYFTNDYGFITDYLAEFFREMRKRSFSDAIDKYFRLGNNLNQRDVIAVRKTVSGLIKLLYPNGEFTKEQVEEVLRYALIGRRRVKEQLKKIGGMEFYDVHFSYIDNETLNEEFVSVPEQGGGKIIPEGMGKPGHIYTVSHGKSGMIGVYKLETEVVSGSGKFEKTGLGTDREAKESIETAFRYFRANNKNISGTISVTTKDYLMHVQDINGVGLTKDLSLAAFIALCSGALNKPVQSQLVVLGSISISGTINKVEELANVLQVCFDAGAKRILLPMTSAVDIPTVPPELFAKFQISFYQSAEDAVFKALGVE; this comes from the coding sequence ATGGACGAGCTTAGTCAAAAATTAAATATGTATTTTCCGGGAAAAGTAGTTCGTAAAGATTTAACAAAAAAAATTAAAGAAGGCGCGAATGTACCAGTCTATGTTTTAGAGTATTTACTAGGGATGTACTGTGCGACGGATGATGAAGACAGCATCAATGATGGTGTAGAAATGGTAAAAAAGATTTTGGCAGAGAATTTTGTTCGTCCAGATGAAGCAGAAAAAATTAAATCGAAAATTAAAGAATTGGGCAAGTATACGGTTATTGATAAAGTAACTGCAAAGTTGAATGAAAAGAAAGATATTTATGAAGCGGAATTTTCCAACCTAGGCTTAAAAAATGTCGTGATTTCCCCGCATTATATTAAACAATTTGAAAAATTATTAGCGGGAGGCATTTGGTGTATTTTAAAAATGGAATATTATTACGATGAAGAAATTCGCGGCAACGTCAGTCCATTTCAAATTAGCAGTTTAACACCAATTCAAATGCCGAATATGGATTTGGAAGATTTATTAAATCAAAGAAGACATTTTACGAAAGAAGAGTGGATTGATGTCCTAATCCGCTCCATTGGTATGGAGCCTACCCAACTAGAGTACAACGTAAAATGGCATATGTTAGAAAGAATGGTTCCTCTTGTAGAAAATAATTATAATTTATGTGAACTTGGACCAAGAGGAACAGGGAAATCTCATATTTACAAAGAAATTTCTCCAAACTCAATCCTTGTTTCAGGTGGTCAAACAACGGTTGCCAACTTGTTCTATAATATGTCAACTAGAAAAATTGGTCTTGTTGGTTTATGGGATACGGTGGCATTTGATGAGGTAGCGGGAATTACGTTTAAGGATAAAGACGGTATTCAAATTATGAAAGACTATATGGCTTCTGGATCGTTTGCGAGAGGGCGAGAAGAAAAAAACGCAAGTGCCTCCATGGTGTTTATTGGGAATATTAATCAAAGTGTAGATGTTTTACTCAAAACTTCACACCTATTTGACCCATTTCCAGAGGCAATAGCCAATGATGCTGCGTTTTTTGACCGTATGCATTATTATTTGCCAGGCTGGGAAATTCCGAAGATGAGACCAGAATATTTTACGAATGATTATGGGTTTATTACGGATTATCTTGCCGAATTTTTCCGTGAGATGAGAAAACGTTCGTTTTCAGATGCAATTGATAAATATTTTAGACTTGGCAATAATCTTAATCAACGTGATGTCATTGCCGTTCGTAAAACGGTTTCCGGTTTGATTAAGTTGCTTTATCCAAACGGAGAATTTACGAAAGAACAAGTAGAAGAAGTATTAAGATATGCGCTCATCGGCAGAAGACGTGTCAAAGAGCAGCTGAAAAAAATTGGTGGTATGGAGTTTTACGATGTTCATTTTTCCTATATTGATAACGAAACATTAAATGAAGAATTTGTTTCTGTCCCAGAACAAGGGGGAGGTAAAATCATCCCTGAAGGTATGGGAAAACCAGGGCATATTTATACCGTTTCTCATGGGAAGTCGGGGATGATTGGAGTGTATAAATTAGAAACAGAAGTAGTCAGCGGATCCGGAAAGTTTGAAAAAACAGGTTTAGGTACGGACAGAGAGGCGAAAGAGAGCATTGAAACAGCATTCCGCTATTTTCGCGCGAACAATAAAAATATTAGTGGAACAATTAGTGTCACAACAAAAGATTATTTGATGCATGTTCAAGATATTAATGGCGTAGGACTTACAAAAGATTTATCACTCGCCGCCTTTATTGCTCTCTGTTCAGGAGCGTTAAATAAACCTGTGCAAAGCCAACTTGTCGTATTAGGTTCAATTAGTATCAGTGGAACGATTAATAAAGTAGAAGAGCTAGCAAACGTACTTCAAGTTTGTTTTGATGCCGGAGCAAAACGTATTTTGCTGCCAATGACATCAGCAGTGGATATTCCAACCGTTCCACCGGAGTTATTTGCTAAATTTCAAATTTCATTCTATCAAAGCGCGGAAGATGCGGTATTTAAAGCGCTAGGGGTAGAATAA
- a CDS encoding deoxyguanosinetriphosphate triphosphohydrolase family protein: MSSGQIDISKMIEEGQEIASNQNELHTFRQYDDLFISTKQDETDGWRDPFQRDYARVLHSSSFRRLQGKMQLLGTQISDYYRTRLTHSLEVSQIGTTISRKIEHEGVKVNSALVAMACLAHDIGNPPFGHYAEKELNKLMTDDGGFEGNAQTLRILCKLEKKSSYYDGLNLTKAALYSVVKYGVYNTSDWQIEQQKFLYEENKQNLEDNGKMKIQTIEAQIMELADDIAYSTHDLEDGLKSGILSIDAVLGQLETEELRKEFQELLQHAYKNCGASFGDAAFKSITSTLIDTFIKDIGVVELTEEQRRKKGTSFKYGLGLRRKAKLMDGLKKAVRHILIEKPSVALYEIRGAQIVNRLFELLNDDKYERLLPPEYRALIQKGEPKKRVVCDYIAGMTDHYAEQLYKQYFGELNSLKL; this comes from the coding sequence ATGAGTTCTGGTCAAATCGATATTTCAAAGATGATTGAAGAGGGACAAGAAATAGCAAGCAATCAAAATGAACTTCACACATTTCGCCAATATGACGATTTATTTATTTCTACTAAGCAAGATGAAACAGATGGTTGGAGAGATCCGTTCCAACGAGATTATGCTCGCGTTCTTCATTCTTCTTCATTTCGGAGATTACAAGGAAAGATGCAACTCCTCGGCACTCAAATAAGTGATTACTATCGTACCCGTCTTACTCATTCGCTTGAAGTGAGCCAAATTGGAACAACCATTTCTAGAAAAATAGAACATGAAGGTGTTAAAGTGAACTCGGCATTGGTTGCGATGGCATGTTTGGCACATGACATTGGCAATCCGCCATTCGGTCATTATGCAGAAAAAGAGCTAAACAAATTAATGACAGATGATGGAGGATTTGAAGGAAATGCACAGACACTTCGTATTCTCTGTAAATTAGAAAAGAAAAGTTCTTATTATGATGGTCTTAATTTAACAAAAGCCGCTTTATATTCCGTTGTTAAATACGGTGTTTATAACACATCAGATTGGCAAATTGAACAACAAAAATTTCTTTATGAAGAAAATAAGCAGAATTTAGAAGATAACGGAAAAATGAAAATCCAAACGATAGAGGCACAAATTATGGAACTCGCAGATGACATCGCTTACTCTACTCATGACCTTGAAGATGGATTAAAATCAGGAATTTTATCGATAGACGCTGTATTAGGGCAACTTGAAACTGAAGAATTAAGAAAGGAATTTCAAGAACTTTTACAACATGCATATAAAAACTGCGGCGCGTCATTTGGTGACGCTGCATTTAAATCGATTACTTCTACATTAATCGATACCTTTATTAAAGACATCGGTGTAGTCGAGTTAACTGAAGAACAACGCCGAAAGAAAGGTACCTCTTTTAAATACGGCTTAGGATTGCGAAGAAAAGCAAAGTTAATGGATGGATTAAAAAAAGCTGTAAGGCATATTCTCATCGAAAAACCAAGTGTAGCGTTATACGAAATCAGAGGAGCGCAGATAGTCAATCGCTTGTTTGAGCTCTTAAATGATGACAAATATGAAAGACTACTTCCTCCTGAGTATCGAGCGTTAATTCAAAAAGGAGAACCAAAAAAGCGTGTTGTATGCGATTATATAGCTGGAATGACAGATCATTACGCTGAACAACTTTACAAACAGTATTTCGGAGAACTAAATTCGCTTAAACTGTAA